A genomic region of Dehalococcoidales bacterium contains the following coding sequences:
- a CDS encoding HPP family protein, whose translation MYDFKVFYTGANCREVIQKRHFDPLTVILGRPTTAKFKSLWKNYLWQSSVAVLVLFAALLFLTARDIVIITSIGATAFIVFTMPFSIAAQPRSVIGGHLIGLSCGAISTFLPHSLVFPPVINYSIAVGVSIFLMVATDTEHPPASGTALGVAMSGFSSSVLIAVVASATLMSLAHHLLKRHMKKLTR comes from the coding sequence TTGTACGATTTTAAGGTATTCTACACCGGAGCGAATTGTAGGGAAGTGATACAGAAAAGGCACTTTGACCCTTTAACTGTTATCTTAGGTAGACCTACAACGGCTAAATTTAAATCGCTGTGGAAAAACTACCTTTGGCAGAGCTCTGTTGCTGTTCTGGTATTATTTGCGGCTCTTTTGTTCCTGACTGCGCGAGATATAGTAATTATAACATCAATTGGAGCTACCGCATTTATTGTTTTCACTATGCCATTTAGTATTGCTGCCCAGCCGCGAAGTGTTATCGGAGGTCACCTAATCGGTCTTTCTTGTGGTGCCATTTCTACTTTTCTTCCCCACTCTTTAGTATTTCCTCCTGTCATCAATTATTCGATCGCAGTCGGGGTTTCTATTTTCCTGATGGTGGCTACCGATACTGAGCATCCTCCTGCTAGTGGTACTGCTCTAGGAGTTGCCATGTCTGGCTTTTCTAGTAGCGTGTTAATCGCTGTGGTGGCAAGCGCAACATTAATGTCTCTAGCGCACCATTTGCTAAA